The Nicotiana tomentosiformis chromosome 2, ASM39032v3, whole genome shotgun sequence genome includes the window AACAGTCTAcataatttattataaaataatgtcttaaaaGCTTTATCTCCCTAAATATATAGAGGAAACTGAGTAATTCATGGACACATTGTAAcaatttgtatttatttttttatttattcttccatattaaatctgatttcaagctttgtatcaaattagatcacgtatccttaaaatcacgtataaattcaattgttattcgattttgagggtaaacagtttggcgcccaccgtggggctaagaataataTTGGTTATTTGATaaaaatctccataacacacactgctttacacttgctctttgaagtgtcgtTGATTTAAGGCTAAAAATGATAAACTCTCTCTTAGCACCGCTACATATcgacaacgagtccggtcatcaaggtgagaataacaatATGGCGCCCAATAATGCAGGGTCACCCGCTGATGTCGTTGGAATTCGGACTGCGGATCCGATTGATGtaaattcgcatgtggccattgacgCGAACTTGCCTACCGACCTTGAAAGTAGTGTCTGTGGTGGAGCCAGATCGGCatctcaaaacacacaaaacattgaagaagatgggATCAGCCTACGCATGATCTTCGAAAtactgcaagctcaacaggtggcgatagctcagttacagaaccaaacccaggcaccgagcagggttgAACCCGATCCGCCCCAAGAAGTCACTCGCAGAACGGAACCGGCCGTGGTAAGATCGAATGAACAAGagtcggggactaaccccgaaattataaaaatgctcggGGAGTTGACAAAGCGGGTAGAAtcaggggaaaagaagatcgaagcgAACGATAAAAAGGTCgaaacctataattccagggtagatcaaatcccaggagcgcccccgatattgaagggactggattccaagaagtttgtgcaaaaaccttttcctccaagcgcgcccccaaaaccgatccccaagaaatttcgtatgcccgaaatacctaagtacaacagaacgaccgatccaaacgagcatgtaacctcttatacgTGTGCCAtaaaagggaacgacttggaagaagACAAAATCGAGTCTATTTTGTTGAAACAATTTGGGGAGACCCTGTCGaagggagccatgatatggtatcacaacttatctcctaattctattgactcattttctaTGCTTATAAACTCATTCGTAAAAGCACATCccggtgccatcaaggtcgaaaccaggaaatcagaccttttcaaagtcaagTAGAAGGAGAGcaagatgctcagggagttcgtgtcccgtttTCAAATGGAGCGAATGGATCTGCCGCCGGTCGccgatgattgggctgttcaggctttcacgcAGGGACTCAATATTCAAAGCTCGGTGGCTTCGGAGAAATTAAAGCAAAACCTGATAGAATACCATGTCGTTACctggaccgatgtgcacaatcgatatcaatcaaaattagagtcgaagatgatcaactcggggcaccTTCAGAGTCTATATATCCCGCCAGGACTCTTGATAGAGCCAAGAGGGACATCGATTGTGAACCATGATCAAACATGGATCGATATCGGCTCTATAATGGAGAGCGGAGGAACAGTGGATCCGGGAAGAACCCCATAAGAAACGAAAGAAGAAATAACCAAGGTCGAAACAACCGGAGGATAATGACCAAAAACGGTTTTGATAGGCCCACTGGGCCTAAAGAAGTGCCGaggctatcggagtacaattttAATATTGACGCAACTGCCATCGTATCACCATCGGGCAAATCaaggataccaaatggccttgacCTCTGTAATCCGATCCAGCTCAAAGAGATCCCAACCATgtatgcaagtatcatggaacTCACGGTCATAGAACGAAATATTGTcgacaactgagagaagaagtagcccaaCTATTCAAGAACGGGCACCTTCAAGAGTTCTTAAGaaaccgagccaagaatcatatAAGAAATGGGGATTCTAACAGACATACGGAACAAGAAGATACCGAACCTCAACACGTAattaatatgatcatcggtggagtcgataTCCCACAGGAGCCAATGTTGAAACGCGCTAGAATCTCCATCaccagggagaaacgaactcgagactacatacctGAAGGAGTCTTATCCTTCAAAGACGAGGATGCGAAGTGGATCATagaacctcacaatgatgcactgttAATATctatactcgtaaataaaactagagttaaacgtgtgttaattgatccaggtagctcggccaacattattcggtCGAAGGCCATAGAACAACTTGGTCTATAAGACAGGATCATGCCAGTAGTCCGaatcctaaacgggttcaacatggcatgtgaaaccaccaaaagAGAGACAACGTTACCGGTCACTACTTATCCGTTAAGGAATattatgcataagcccgaactttcgggCCGATTAGCCAAGTGGGCAGTGGAAGtgagtgggtacgatattgagtaccgaCCTCGAACCGCCATTAAGtcccaaattttggcagactttgtggccgacttcacgccagcCCTGATACCCgaggttgaaagagagttattgggtAACTCAGGAActtcttcgggaatctggaccctctttacagatggTGCTTCGAATGCAAAAGGGTTCGGACTTCGTATCGTACTAAAACCACCAACatgtaatataattagacaatttaTTAAGActgcaaaattgactaacaatgaggccgaatatgaggccattattataggtctcgaactagctaaaagcttaGGGACGGAGGTGATCGAAGAtaagtgcgattccctccttgtggtaaaccaactTAATGGAACATTCGAGGTCAGGGAAGAATGAATGCAGAGATACTTAGACAAGTTACAGGTGACATTGCATcagttcaaggaatggactttgcagcatGTACTTCGGGATCAAAATAGTAAGGCTGATGCCCTTGCTAACCTGGGGTCGTCAATCGAAGACAACGATTTCAACTCAGGAgaagtcgtacaacttatgaggtgggtggtggaagaaggtcacgccgagatcaACTCAATGAGCTTAACTTAGGACTGGAGGAACAAGTACGTAGAATATCTCAGGAACAAAAAGTTGCCCTCGGACCCTAAAAAATCGAGGGCCCCGCGTACAAAGGCAGCCCGATTTAGCCTATCCAAAAACGAAACCCTGTTCAGAAGATCATTCGATGGCCCACTGGAAACATGTCTAGGGCCGGGGGATACTGAGTATATTCTAAGTGAAATACATGAAGGTACATATagaaatcattcgggcgccgaatcattggttcgaaaaatAATTAGGGCTGgatattactggatcgacatggaaaaagatgcaaaagaATTCGTCCGAAAAGGTGATGGATGTCAAAGAtgcgctccgatgattcatcaacctaGGGAGCTGCTGCATTCAGTTTTGtctccatggtcgttcatgaagcgggggatggatatcgtcggcccccttccatgggcacctggtaaggcccgatttatattatttatgactgactacttttctaaatgggtagaagcccAAGCATACAAACAATTCAGGGAGAAGGAAGtaatcgacttcatttgggaccacatcatatgccgatttgggataccaaCCGAGATTGTATGCCATAATGGGAAACAATACGTCGGAAGTAAAGTGAACAAATTCattgaagaccataagatcaaaagaatcctatcaacaccttatcaccctagtgggaatggacaagctgaatctaccaacaaaaccatactccaaagccTTAAAAAGAGGCTAACCGACGCCAAAGAAAAATGTAAGAAAATGCTACCTGAGGTCCTATAGGCATACTGAACAACCtcaaagtccagtaccggggccaccccgttttctctggtttatggtactgaagctttaataccgatcaaagttggaTAACCAAGCATCAGATTCTGATACACAACAAAGGAATCGAATGACGAGGCTATGAGTACGAGCCTTGAGCTACTAGATGAAAGGCGAGAAGCCACCCTTGTCCGACTGGCCGCCCAGAAACAACGAAtcaaaagatattacaatcgaagggccaaccttcgacacttcaatacaGGGGAATTTGTACTAAGAAAAGTTACACTGAGCACCcaaaacccgaacgaagggaaattaGGCCCGAACTGGGAAGGGCCATACCGAGTTATCAAGATCACCAGAAAAAGATCCTATAAGCTCGAAACAATGAACAACGAGCagttaccgaacaactggaatataacccacttaaagcgatattattgctaaggtacgaccccgattatttcttttattttttccgtTTTAAGCTAACACTTGCAAGTAACCAACAAAAGATAACATGAAGTCCTAGGTccgaaagcacgtgttgcactcttttttcctttaaTCGGTTTTGTCCCAATTATTTTTTTTgccaaggtttttaatgaggcaacaagtaAATCATGATTACTTAGAATTGTAGGTCGGTTATGAACTGTGGATAACGATCACAACAATATTCGAGGCTTCACTTCGTTCAGCGCCGAACACTGGAGGGAGGGGGGACAATATCCCTCAGATATCGACTTATACAACGAAATAAACTTCGTGATCGGTGGGGCCCAATCAATAAGATTTATTATAAAGGCCAAATAGTCAAAATGAACTGTGCCCACACAGATCGATcaagccctggcacaaaacatgtataCATATACAATTATTgcgcacaagaataaaaagaggatttttttttgttttgtttttgataTCACATTGTTTAAGGAATTTCCTACTCCCAATCCCCTAAGGGTATTGAGCCCAAAGGTCACCTTAATTCAAGTTCGAAACATTTACTCAGGGATTACcaatcgagcccaagggccatctcaaatccgagttcgaacattcactcggggactgGCAATCAAAAAATAATCTCGGATGGTCCGAGCTATCAGATTACAAGGGCAAAAGATCTATTAGGCAACGCCCAAATTTCAAAGGCTACGGCTACCCCTGCTCGGGCACTGTTAACTTAGGCATGCCCAGATAACTCAAGACAGCAAGCCCACTGGGCGAcgcccgaactaaaaggctacgaccgtattagcacggctcggagacgtccgagacacgtataaaaacaaggccttcaaaaaaATTCTTCTTTATAACCGGCTCTAAAGACTTCCCTCGGCAAGGCTATAATCCGAAGATATTTTGGGGAAAATTATCGGCAACACCGAACCCCTACAATACCTTAACCCAAAGCGGCgataaaggcaaggtttgtttggactttcgaacataacctaagttattttatgctaaggcattccgGCCCTCGTAAATACAAGTAATTAAACAAAGGGAAAATTTGAAAGCCGAAAGGGAaagaaagccttatatatataatcCTTTTACAAAGGCTAGAATGGCCCGATATAGAAATCCACAATGGCCAAAACGGCCTAAAAAAGAtgcaaaaagtaaaaaataaaataaaaatctaaagGCCTAAGCGGCCTGGTCCTCATCGGGGGCATCGTCTTCATCCTCGGGATCTTCCTCGCCTTCAGATTCGGTTAAGCTCTCGGAATCTTCCTCGGGAAAAGCCAGCTTCCAGGCCCTGGCTTCTTCTACTTTGGCATTCTCGATTTCAGCCAGTAGGTCGAAGCTttgagcatggactccctcgaaAGCTTCCCTTCGAGCTTTCCACCTTGCATGCTCCACCATGCTTTTAGCTTGCACATGAATCGCCTCGACATCAACCTTAaattgggccactttagcatcagccTTGGTCTCGGCCACAACCACCTCTGATTTGGCTGCCTCGAGTTCCTTGGCTAGATTCTCTTGACCAGAAATTGCCGAGTTTAGATGAGATTGGAGCTCCTCGATCTTTTTGACCTACACCAAGTTTTTCTCTTTTGCAGCCCGAAGCTGGGCCTCGGCCGACGCCAGTTGTGTTTGGATAGCTTCCTTTTCCGAGGCTAAGcgatccatatttttcttgaactccTAGGCCTCAGCTTGTATCGTGTCTACCTGCGCCTGGAGCTGCCCGGTTTGTTCAAGCCTATGTCGAACCTGCAGGATCGGATCATTAGCCACTGAGTCTAGTTCGTCGTCACTATCTTCAAGTACTCGGTTTACCTGTTCGGCCCACTCGGCATGCTCCTCCCGAGCCGTTTCTGACTCGGCCGAAAGTTTCTCACTCAGAAGCTTATAGGAGTCCCTCTTCTCAGTAAGCTCCCGAACCTCGGCCTCGTGTTGGGTTAACTCCTCCCAAAATTGGAGGAAAGTCTCATGGTACagtaccgaggcctgcaagcATAAAGAAAAGTGTTAGGTTTATTTGCAACTTCAAATTTAAAATACATAATAAAGGGACACTCAAAATTACACGATTCAAAGCCTGCTGATCTTCATTGAATAGGAAGGGCGCTTCAACCGCATCCATCGTGGCCCGGtactcttcggtcaccaagcactAAAGATAGCTAGCAACCCCCACGGGGGCGGAGAAAACCCGGACATCTTTCGAGACAGAGAAAACTATTGACCATCTTCGGTCTGGGTTAACGCTTGGGGCCGGGAACTGATCCGTCAACTTTAGGCTCGAAGAAGACCCACTGGCCCCCGATGATGGTAACTTTTTCGGCACCGGCAACTACCCAGCCCTGTAACGTCCTCTAAGGCAATGGACTCTAACCCATCCAAGAAGTTATGGATATATGTCGCCCCCTGAGACCCCTTGTAAGAATGACCTTCTAGCATACCCGCCTCGTGGATCATGTCATCTGAGAATTGAGGAGACCCGGTAAAGTCAATCGCCCTAAGCGCATCTTTCGATGCACCTTCCTCTACTCAAGATGTGTCGGCCTCGTCCTCCCTCTAGACTCCCCTGTCTTGGGGAAAAGTAGCCGCACCCCGTTCCGGCGTGGAGACCTCAGCCAATGCCTTCTTAGAAGCCTCCCCGTCTTGGGGCAAAGCAGTTCGCACCCGAGCCACTAGCTCGGaattgtcttcttcttcttcttcggacccATCCCTCAGTTGGCGGATTGAGTCCGATGAGAGGATGCCGGTACTTTTCTTAGGTTTACGCACCAGCCTCCTCTTTGGTTTTTCCTTTTCCGAGTCCAGAGAGCACTGGgcccttttccttttcttctcatcaCCCTGCCTCATAGCAGGGGACTCGAGAGGCACATCCTCGTCACCGGATGGAGGCCTCATAGCAATATCTTTGGGGAGACCTACAAAAGAAAACACTACCTATAAGAATTCGACAGCGCAAGGAGAAAGTCAAACATTATTGAATCAGAAAAGAAAACTTACTATGATTACGTGACTCCCACCGACCCTTCGACAATTCCATCCCTGCGCGCTCGGAATATGGTCTCTGTGACACAAGGTCCTTGACCCACTCCTTGACTTGAGGAACGACATCTGGCATCCGAGCCACAACTGCACCACAAAAACACCAATAAGAAGGGAGGGAAGgggagaaataataaataaaatctttAAGGCGAAGTTGtgcttacgcttcatgttccatttctcgggaaatggcatgtcCTCGACAGGGATCAAGTCCAAAGTCCATATTCGAATgaatcggcccatccaacctcggtaCCGAGCCTCATCTATAATCGAAGATTGGGCCTTACTGGCCCGGCGAGCAAGTTTGATTAAtccccctcgatagagtcggggactgtacaggcgcataagatgatcgagggtgaagggaCACCCCTCTATTTTGTTTACAAAGAAATggagaagaatcactatcctccagatagaggggtgaatttgaccgaggttcacctcgtacctcttgcagaagGCGATAATGACCGGAtctaagggacccaacgtgaaggggtaagtgtaaacacttaaaaaaccctccacgtgggtagtaattgctTCCTCGGGCGAAGGCACCACCACATGCTTATTGGCCTAGTTGAAATCCTTTTTGATCTTGGAGAGGAGATCCTCGGTGATCGAACATATATATATCGAGATTGGCTCACACCGACCCGATATCGAGGAAGTTTTTTCTATCTTGAAATCAGCAACGGTCGGGCACCCTGTAGGAACGAACTCTTCAGGGTGTGGTTCCGCCGTAGTCCTGTCGTCGGCAGATCGTGGTGAAGAGGCGGCCTGCTTTTATGGGACAGTCTTATAAGTTTTTGCCCTTTTAGAGCAGAGATTAATAAGAGGAAATTAAGAAGGTACACTTAGTGGTTTGCAAAAGGTTCAAGAAATCTGGGTACAAAAGTTGGAGAGTGAAGAGATTTTTgaagaacaagaatagaaggagCTTTGAACGTAAGGTTTGAAGGAATAAAAGTTGGGATATTTATAGTATGCTAATGACAGTTAAAAACCCGTAATGGCCGACTAATAACTGACAAACATTTAATGCctttggtaactggaccgacgggacatTTCAGTAACTGTTTGTCGCTTACATCATGATCTATCAAAGCGGGATTCGTAAGTTCACACAGTTTCTCAGCATCttctctccgaaaaatgaggggactatctgtatacggtcgaaaccggGTTCACCTCTTGTGAGATCAATCGAGACTGAAATATGACAGGTTAAAGCTCGATCTTGAGTTATATCGAACCAAGGTGCGAATATACATCGTTGAGCTCGTGACCCCGGGGCCTAACGAGATCGAGACCGAACAAGATCGAGGAAAATTTGCCGAGCCAAATAACAGAAGGCTGAAATATCGAGGTTCGAAGTTCGACAAGACCATCAGATTTTTCCTCGAGTTTACCGAAGGCACGACCAATTCTGCGTCTGACTGCATTGAAGAAAAGTTTCGCCAACTCATCCGACAATGATTCAtgattctcgccattaaccaatcattatggcagaaatcacgGAATTAAGTCAAAAAAGGAGCCAACGGTCAACATaagttattataaaataatatcttAAAAGATTCATCTCCCTAAATATATAGAGGAAATTGAGTAATTCATGGACACATTGTAACATACTTCAAAGAACAACATACTATTTTTCcagctttgttcatattattctggCTTGAATAATATCACATCTAAATTAGAAGGAAGTTAATCCTACGAGGCTTAAGTTGTTCAATCTgcatggtttgtatttatttttctatttattcttccatattaaatTTGATTTCTAGCTTTGTATTaaattagatcacgtatccttaaaatcatgtataaatttaattgttatccgattttgagggtaaacagtttagcggccactatggggctaaggataatattgtttatttgatacaaatctccataacacacactgctttacacttgctctttgaggtgtctttgatttcaggctaaaaatgacATATCAGCAACGAGTCTGgtcatcaaggtgagaataacaacatggcGCCCGATAAAGCAAGGCCACCCACTGATGTCGTTAGAATTTAGACCGCGGATCCGATTGATGtaaattcgcatgtggccatcgacgcGAACTTGCCTACCGACCTTGAAAATAGCGTCTGTGGTGGAGCCCGATTAGCAACTCGAAACACACAAAATATTgaagaagacgggatcagcctacACATGATCTTTGAAATGTCGCAAGCTCAACAGGTGGTGATAGCTCAGTtatagagccaaacccaggcaccgagcagggttgAACCCGATCCGCCCTAAGAAGTCACTCGCAGAACGGAACCGGTCGTGGTAAGATCGAATGAACAAGATttggggactaaccccgaaattatatAAATGCTTGAGGAGTTGACAAAGCGGGTAGAATCAGGGGAAAAGAAGATCTAAGTGAACGATAAAAAGGTCGAAACCCATAATTCCAGGgaagatcaaatcccaggagcgacCCTGATATTGAAGggactggattccaagaagtttgtacaaaaatcttttcctccaagcgcgtccccaaaaccgatccccaagaaattttgtgtgcccgaaatacctaagtacaacggaacgaccgatctaaatgagcatgtaacctcttatacatgtgccatcaaagggaacgacttggaagacgacAAATCTAGTCTGTTTTGCTGAAAAGATTTGGGGAGACCCTGTCGaagggagccatgatatggtatcacaacttatctcctaattctattgactcatttgctatgcttgcagaatctttcgtaaaagcacatgccggtgcCATCAAGGTCAAAACCAGGAAATaagaccttttcaaagtcaaacagaaggagaacgagatgctcagggggttcgtgtcccgttttcaaatggaacgaatggatttgCCGCCGGTCACtaatgattgggctgttcaggctttcactcagggactcaagATTCGAAACTCGATGGCTTCAGAGCAATTAAAGTAAAACCTGATAGAATACCATGCCGTTACCTGGATCGAtgtacacaatcggtatcaatcaaaaatcagagtcaaCTCGGGGCACCTTCGGAGTCTATATATCCCGCCAGGACTCTCGATAGAGCTAAGAGAGACATCTATCGTGAACAGGATCAAACAAGGATCGATATCGGCCCTATAATGAAGAGCAAAGGAACAGTGGGTCCGGGCAGAACCCCATAAGAAATGAAGGAAGAAATGACCAAGGTCGAAACAATCGGGGGCTATTGACCAAAAACGGTTTTGACAGGCCCACTGGCCCTAAGGCTATTGGAGTACAATTTTAATACCGACGCAACTGCCATCGTATTAGCCATCGGCCAAATCaaggataccaaatggcctcgacctctgcaatcTAATCTAGCTCAAAGAGATCCCAACCATGTATACAAGTATCATGGAACTCACGGTCATTGAACGGAAGATTGTcgacaactgagagaagaagtagcccgactattcaacaacgggcaCCTTCAAGAGTTCTTAAGTGACCGGGcaaagaatcatttcaggaatatgGATTCTAACAGACAGAACAAGAAGATACAGAACCTCAACACGTAATTAATATGATCATCGATGGAGTCGATATCCCACAGGAGCCAATGTTGAAAAGCGCCAGAATCTCCATCaccagggagaaacgaactcgagactacatacctGAAGGAGTCTTATCCTTCAGCGATGAGGATGCGAAGGGTATCATAGTTACTCACAATGATGCATTGTTAATATctatactcgtaaataaaactagaattaaacgtgtgttaattcatcaaggtagctcggccaatattattcagTCGAAGGTCGTAGaatagctcggtctacaagacagGATCATGCCAGCAGTTcgagtcctaaacgggttcaacatggcatgtgaaaccaccaaaggtgagataacGTTACCGGTCAATACCGCCGGAATCGTACGAGAGGCCAAGTTTTATGTAAtagaaggggacatgaggtacaacgcccttgtcggaaggccatggatccaccatATGAGGGCAGTACCTTTTACTCCTCATCAAGTGCTAAAATTCCCAGTCCTACGGGGGATCAAGACAATCTACGGGGAATaaccggccgcaaaagagatgtttgcCATTGAAGAAGTGGTTCTGATATCAACGCTCACAACACCAAAGGAACCGAATTCTGGCGATGACccagaggccaaatagcaattaccgataCCAGTCGCGATCCAATCAGATAAGCAAAAGACTTACGCAGATGATGATTACGGGGTTCCCCGATATTTTATAATCCCCGGTGACTCTGACGCAACTAAATCGACGGTCGAAGGGCTGGAACATGTTATATTAATCGAGCATTTGCCaaatcaaaaggtatacctgggcacgagactaactcccgagcttaggaaaaaatttattcaatttcttatagttaaCATAAATTGATTTGCTTGGTCCCATATtaatatgacagggatcccaccagagatAACTACTCATAAGCTAAGTCTGGACCCGAAAATcaatccggtcaagcagaagaggataCCCCAGTCCGAAGTGAAatatgccttcatcaaggacgaggtatctaaactccttaaaatagggtccattcaagaggttaaatacccggaatGATTAGCAAACGTggaaaaacttgttgcgaccaaacacactcacgcaagtatacgcggtcgtcaagtaataaagtgattaaaagtcggatgtcgaacccacgaggacttatgattagctattaactaaattagcttatcttaattatctaaataagaattaaatctaaaaatattttattctaactaattaaataagaaaaatataaataataaactttgaacagaggaagagcagattttaatgatatcaatgtaatgaaaacgatctagggttatggtctatctaacaatcctattgtattcttcaattgaattgaccgactaatttatctagcttattggttgacagggttaatattgctcataagaatctgtcgagttcttactcgcctattcaagctaacctaacgcctatatgtctatggagttagaatcaacaagaacgcatttataattcctgtaaatcaaccaagcaaggcaattaggtatatgtctatcctaaccacgaatccgttccccgatgcccgagttcaagaacttgccctactcaatcctatatacaatatagaattcccactttcgagttcaattctagattcgtagataatattcaattggtgatcaagcaattaaataattaagcgcaagattgaataaataaactaatatgataaatcaagaagtcaaaatcaatatccgaataacaatagtcatgaaagaaccacaaccctagaacgtgaagtttagctccacatagacatggtagccaaacaacaaatcatacaaagaaacataaaaattactaagtttggtgggagaaagatgaaacttgatgaattccggccttcacagctttttcctggtttttttcctcttcccaatatgttagataacctaaaagaggcgtttttagcttatatattgcgtacaaaagtcgtgggccaaagctctcccattcctagtccaattcggcttcagggattgatgctaaggtggatgcgacgcatccaccttgtcctccatttcaatttttgcctgcgaaggtggatgcgacgcatccaccttgtcctctatttctcagcttgcatgcgatggtggacgcgacgcatccagcttcacttctacttcccagtttcgcacgcgatggcggacgcgatggcacaacttcactgctaaggttgcatgcaggatgatgttttcctaggtt containing:
- the LOC138904485 gene encoding uncharacterized protein, with amino-acid sequence MPFPEKWNMKLVARMPDVVPQVKEWVKDLVSQRPYSERAGMELSKGRWESRNHSLPKDIAMRPPSGDEDVPLESPAMRQGDEKKRKRAQCSLDSEKEKPKRRLVRKPKKSTGILSSDSIRQLRDGSEEEEEDNSELVARVRTALPQDGEASKKALAEASVLYHETFLQFWEELTQHEAEVRELTEKRDSYKLLSEKLSAESETAREEHAEWAEQVKKIEELQSHLNSAISGQENLAKELEAAKSEVVVAETKADAKVAQFKVDVEAIHVQAKSMVEHARWKARREAFEGVHAQSFDLLAEIENAKVEEARAWKLAFPEEDSESLTESEGEEDPEDEDDAPDEDQAA